A genome region from Deltaproteobacteria bacterium includes the following:
- a CDS encoding Ig-like domain-containing protein, giving the protein MKGMKGLWRNWILLIFSIFIFAGFSHAATIKVVPSSDSVKPGESLWFDIVVSSIPHEGLSAVQFRLNMEAGEANVSGLSDLTQGEPSHVVVGSPLLTADVLSSTSHIGSYFTAGAGSNGVLVMDNETVKNGSALYTFAHTNGATLPNGTGGSVAHFKVAVGNDVVADNILVTLSDVALLNGENKFTISSNEGALIPLNINLAPQDVSNMTATDKVGDESGTIQLSWTPSPSSDATGYKIYQLYAASENLLQTINNPAATGTELSGLESGVAYSFKVKAFSTSGESTGVIANVTPVDDVKPVISIAGVEEGKYYTSQLTPSISITDANLSAQTITLNGAAYDRSPITGEGSYTLTASASDQWGNQSSSAVSFVIDKTPPSVTFSGVTSGSYYNSSLSIAVSAQDTNIDSILVKLDGSTVLTTGGVVPVSSEGSHTLSVEAVDKAGLGTTDSVSFTIDTTAPERAAIAAGLDGSYLDADRALISGTAEAGSRVTVVLGSMVYTAAVGQDGVFTVEGIILAEGSNTLSVKVTDRAGNESSEATLNIVKDTIAPVVAVTGVENSGYYNTDVAPSVSVTDANLSGTTITLNGQPYTEGSVISEDGSYTFSVKGTDHAGHETVQTMTFVIDKTAPSITLTGIEDGSHYNTDLTPAVSVTDSNFSGSTIALNGQTYVEGAVISNEGDYVLLVTATDLAGNERTSTVGFTIDKTNPEIAVTGVNDGIYYTSDVTPNVSVSDAHLSAQMVTLNGEVYTGGTVINVEGEYTLSASASDLAGNEVTSTVVFTIDKTAPVITLTGVEEDSYYNIDVAANITVMDINLESSSSTLNGSSYQSGDIISAEG; this is encoded by the coding sequence ATGAAAGGAATGAAGGGCCTTTGGCGAAACTGGATTTTACTGATATTCTCCATTTTTATTTTTGCAGGCTTTTCCCATGCGGCTACCATCAAGGTCGTTCCTTCTTCTGATAGTGTTAAACCGGGGGAAAGCCTCTGGTTCGATATTGTCGTTAGCAGTATTCCTCATGAAGGATTGAGCGCCGTACAATTTAGGCTGAATATGGAAGCCGGGGAGGCTAATGTTTCCGGTCTTTCCGACCTGACCCAGGGAGAGCCTTCTCATGTTGTCGTTGGCAGCCCTCTTTTGACGGCAGATGTATTGAGTTCAACGTCTCACATCGGGAGCTACTTTACCGCAGGTGCCGGCTCTAACGGTGTGCTTGTTATGGATAATGAGACTGTTAAGAATGGGAGTGCCCTCTACACCTTTGCACATACAAACGGCGCAACGCTGCCAAACGGCACAGGCGGATCTGTGGCACATTTTAAAGTTGCCGTTGGAAATGACGTTGTCGCCGATAATATTTTGGTAACACTCTCGGATGTTGCTCTTCTAAACGGTGAGAATAAATTTACAATAAGCAGCAACGAGGGAGCCCTTATTCCTCTAAATATTAACCTGGCGCCTCAAGATGTAAGCAATATGACGGCAACAGATAAAGTCGGTGATGAAAGCGGAACTATTCAGCTTTCCTGGACGCCTTCACCTTCAAGTGATGCTACGGGCTATAAAATCTACCAGTTATATGCAGCATCGGAAAACCTTCTTCAGACAATCAATAATCCGGCGGCAACAGGAACTGAGCTTTCCGGTCTTGAAAGCGGAGTGGCTTATAGCTTCAAGGTCAAGGCTTTCAGTACGTCAGGTGAGAGCACAGGTGTGATTGCAAATGTAACGCCTGTTGATGATGTTAAGCCGGTTATATCAATTGCCGGTGTGGAAGAGGGAAAATATTATACCTCTCAGCTTACGCCATCCATCTCTATTACGGATGCCAATCTTTCTGCTCAAACGATAACACTCAATGGGGCAGCCTATGACCGGTCGCCTATAACAGGTGAGGGAAGTTATACGCTTACTGCGTCGGCATCGGACCAATGGGGCAACCAAAGCAGCAGCGCTGTTTCCTTCGTCATCGACAAGACTCCGCCTTCGGTAACCTTTTCCGGTGTTACCAGTGGGAGTTACTATAACAGCAGCCTTTCAATAGCTGTATCTGCACAGGATACGAATATTGACAGCATCCTTGTCAAGCTTGATGGCTCAACGGTTTTGACAACAGGCGGCGTTGTGCCGGTGAGTAGTGAGGGAAGTCATACCCTTTCTGTCGAGGCAGTCGATAAAGCCGGTCTCGGGACGACGGATAGTGTGAGTTTTACAATCGATACAACAGCTCCGGAAAGGGCGGCCATTGCTGCCGGTTTAGACGGCAGCTACCTCGATGCAGACAGGGCGCTTATCTCAGGCACTGCCGAGGCGGGAAGTAGGGTCACTGTTGTTCTTGGTTCAATGGTTTACACCGCTGCAGTTGGTCAGGACGGCGTCTTTACGGTAGAGGGAATCATCCTTGCCGAGGGCAGCAACACCTTGTCCGTTAAGGTGACGGATAGAGCTGGAAACGAAAGTAGTGAAGCTACCCTCAATATTGTGAAGGATACGATTGCTCCCGTAGTTGCTGTAACGGGGGTTGAAAACAGCGGCTACTACAATACCGATGTAGCACCCTCTGTTTCGGTGACCGATGCGAACCTTTCAGGTACAACCATCACCCTGAATGGTCAGCCCTACACCGAAGGGAGCGTTATCAGTGAAGATGGCAGCTACACTTTCTCTGTCAAGGGAACAGACCATGCCGGGCACGAGACGGTTCAAACAATGACCTTCGTCATTGATAAAACAGCGCCATCCATAACCTTAACGGGCATTGAAGACGGCAGTCATTACAACACAGACCTGACACCGGCTGTTTCAGTTACCGATTCAAACTTCTCGGGATCGACAATTGCACTGAACGGCCAGACCTATGTTGAGGGCGCCGTCATCAGTAATGAGGGTGACTATGTTCTCTTAGTTACAGCAACAGACCTTGCCGGGAATGAGCGGACCAGTACCGTTGGCTTTACAATAGATAAGACAAACCCTGAGATCGCTGTTACAGGCGTTAATGATGGAATCTATTACACCTCTGATGTAACACCGAATGTATCTGTTTCAGATGCACATCTTTCAGCGCAGATGGTGACACTCAATGGTGAGGTTTATACTGGAGGCACGGTCATCAATGTTGAGGGAGAGTATACCTTGTCGGCATCTGCATCCGACCTTGCAGGGAACGAAGTGACCAGTACCGTTGTCTTCACCATTGACAAAACAGCGCCAGTCATCACCTTAACGGGCGTTGAGGAAGACAGCT